The sequence below is a genomic window from Lolium perenne isolate Kyuss_39 chromosome 7, Kyuss_2.0, whole genome shotgun sequence.
AATCGACCGCACGTGCACGTAAGGGCAACGCTCGACCAACTCTGTTGGCCTGGGCTCGTGTTACCTACCTCACCTCTGTTGGTGTCCATTTGCTACTTTGGTCTACTCACGTTCTACGAGTTTGATCGTGGATGGTCAAGTTCGGCAGCTCGGCTCGCAAGCCGCAGAAAGATCAGGGCAAATCTTCAACATGGGGATGCAAACAGACGCTCATCCACCGTTTGTGTCCGTGTGGGTCTAAAATGTGTAAGAAACTATGTCTAGTGACCCGACGCATATTGATCGGATCGTTCGCGGAGACGCAAACACGACGCATATTTGCGTCTGGGATGCGTTACTGCGGATACTGCACGGACACGGCAAGTGACCGCTCGCTTTTCCATAGACCATAGGGTCTGCCTCGCAGCGAGCTATAGGGTTGTATCAAGCGCATCACTTCCGCGGCCGCCGCTTCGGCGGTAATCGCTTCCGCGTATGTGTCTGCGTCGTAGACTTCGCCATCAATATCACGGCTGCCTCTTCTGCACGCACACtcgcgggcggcggctgggcttctgcgccgccatCAATGGCATCGTGTCCCGCGCGCACCCGGCCTTAAAAGTCGACCGGCATCGTCCCTGCCATTGTCCACACCTCCACTCCCACCCCTCACCACCGCGCGCCACCACATAACCATGGGAAAAAAGAAGCAAGACTCCGAGGCATCCGTCAGCGGCACCAAGAAGGTGGAACGGACGAACTCAGCGCAGATACTTGAACCTCCTTTGCTAGTCCTCCAAtctggccttcatgatattcttcacttctgacttcaccatggagcaAAAAGTCACCTCATGGCAAGAAAGAACAGAACCTTGCGtcactccctccagaaccaaacagtCGGAATAAAATCATGTGTGCGCACGACCAAATACCAcctgatccagcaaactccatgaAAGAGATGTACTGTTACATTCTCCCCAGGCAAGAGATGTATTGTTACATTCTCCAGCGGAGCCTTCCGAAACTCAACACCACGGCCAGATCAAGAAGATCATGCCTCATGAGGTTTTTATCTTCGCACAAGAGAAACCCTAGGTCCACCGCCTTTATGCAGGTTGGGTCCCAACGCCGCTGACCATCCCATGTGGAAGGGAAGCGCAGCGATCTCCACCCGCGTAGGACGACAGGCACATCGGCGCGCCACCGTGGCCCTTCGGGCCCAACAGGACCAGATCAGGCCTAGCACCGCACCACCACTGCCCACCCGCCACCGCAGTAGCAGATCAGCCACCGCTGCCGCTAACCCCTGTCGTCATCGAAGAAGAACGGGCGCCGCCCTCCAACCCCAAGACCGCGCCTGGTCGGGCCCCGCCGCCGCTGTGCCGCACGGGCCTTGAGGACGAGGAGGGGGGCGAGCGGCGGAGAGAGGTTGCCACGGGGCGGCGTGCCGCCTCCCGGTGGTTAGGGTATGGGAAGGTTGAGGAGGGTTGAGCTACCTCTTCATGTTAGAAGAGGATAAATAATACTGACTCGCTGGTAGTAAATAACAATTGTTTTGGTATACCTACTCTTAATTTATACTTACGCGGCACTCCCATCATCGTCAAGGAATAACCGAATAAGTCCAAGAGAGTGAAAGACAATACAGAAGAAACAAATCAACGTGAGGTGAGGTCCGCTCACTCCAGAAAGGCGGCAAGAGATTAGCTGGCCAAATCAACAGCATAGTCCTGTCATCAGATTGAGCACAGACGAACGCGGCTACGTGACACGACACCCACGGTGTTGTAGACGTAGTGTCGTAGACGTAGTGTCGTGGCGTCTGAAGGTCTGGGAATTGCGTTTTCTTGGGTCTTGGCCGTGCATGAGGTGGAAGACTGAAGGTTTTCTCGGCTGTGTGGGTCAATGGTGGACCACGATATTTCAGTTACGATGTTGACGCGCTGCGGTGGTGGCAGAGTGTACAACATAGGCTATGTTGCCCTGATTCGGTGGGCAGAGAAGGAGGCGTGAGGCGATACAGACGAAAGTTCTGATCCTACCGGTTTTGAGTTGGCGTCGGTAACAACTTCGTTCGTGGGTGTCATTTTTCCCTTGGAGGCTTCGTCGAGGTGTGTCGGCATGTTTCTCGCTCTCAATTAGGTTTGGTAGTTGTCTATCTAGGTTCAAAGCGGCAATCAGGGCCGGCCCTGGCCCATGGTAGCTTTTGATGGCCACCTAGGGCCCAGGCTGAGAGGGGGCCTAGGATCAAAGCTACGATGAGCTGGAAAAAATTAAAACAGATGAACAAGCCTAACGAGAAGGACGCAACAAGTATGCAAGCGAGTCCACCGATGGCCCCAAGTTTCACCGGGAGTCTCCTACAAAGCCATGACTACACGCTGCGACCGATTCTCTTTGGAAAAAAAAGATGATTAATTTACTCGGGCATGGGACTATCTTTGTCTACCTCGTCTCTGCATCTTGCCTAAGTGCCCTGCTGGCCGGTCGCCTTGCCCAGTCAAACACCTAAGAAAATAGTAAAATCATTCAACGACAAATCTTCCTTATATGAGTACAATACATGATGATATTTGATTGCAGAAAAGATACAAAAAAGTTTACTATTCTACACTCCTACCAAATTTTTATGTATAGGGTGCACTGGCACCCATGTGGCCCAGTGTATTTCCCGTTTTGGGTGCATATATTAGTAGCCCTTTTGCCAACTTGTTCAAGAGCCCCGGAAAACATAGGTCCGGCCCTGGACACAATGACATTGTTTTGGACCATCTTCTCCTTTTTAAGCCTTGTATTTGGAGACACGCCTTAGAGTTTCTATGTTGTGTTGGTTGGATTCCGAAAACTCTAGAAAAAGGCTGACCTCTGGGAAGGGAAGAGACTCGGTCCGTGCGCGACACGTGGTTGAACGTGGGACGCGGAATTTGCCGGTGGACTGCCTCCGCGTTTGACACGTGTTGCTTTCTGGTGATTTTGCGAACCGTCCACTTCTCGTAACGGGTCCGCTTTGCACTTATCGGGTTTACGGAGACCCGTTACGCTGTGGCTTTATCTCCATTTTTTCCCTTATTCTTCTTCTGTCGTCTGGGAGGTTCGTGGGTTCTGGTTCTTTCGGCTCGTCGTCTCGTCGGCGGCGCTGCTATTTTCCCTTCTCCTCCGTTGTTGTCGAGAACCTCTCGCAACTCATCGTCGGCGGACGTTTTTCCTGCTCCAGAGGTAAGCGCCGTCGCGTTTTTCTGGCTGCTTAGGGTTTCTAAGATCTTGGTTTTTCCCTTTGATTCGATTAGATCGAATCAGTTTTTTCCCTTTGTATTTCCGGGCAGTAAGTTTTCTGGGGAATTAATGGGAGGAAGGTAGCACTTTCAAATGGAAAATATGCGGAAGGCGGATGCAGATGCGTTTTCCCTTAGTAAAGTCGTGCTTTTTTTATCGATTTCTTCCGCTGCTTCTTGGTTACACACCTTCTGAGGAACATTAGTTAGGGTTTCCCTTTGTCGTAGTAGCCGCATGATTCCACAATTCGTGATGACATGCATGTTATTATTTAGGGTTTCTTGGTCTTTTTTCTTGTCGATTTACCCGCCCTGGAGGAGCCGCTGAGTTTCCCGTGTCGTGTTGACATGCAGATGCGATGACTCTGGTGGTTCTTGTGGTTTCTATCTGTGTATTCTGCTGTATTGTTTGGTCTAGTTTTATCACACATCGTACCTGAACTAGTTCTAGGGTTTGTCCAGTGCTTGTTCATAAGATGGTTTTGTACTCCTGTGTGTCCAACCATTTCTGTCGGGTACTTGCTGTCCTTTGTGTATGGTACTTGTTCGTGTTTGTCCTTGGTACTCGTGTGACAATTTGTTCTGTACTTGTGCtcctatatctcttgtacttgtgcacctgTATCTCTTGTAGTTGTGCACCTATaactcttgtacttgtgcacctatatctcttgtacttgtgcacctatatctcttgtacttgtgcacctatatctcttgtacttgtgcacctatatctcttgAACTTGTGCTCCTATATaacttgtacttgtgcacctatatctcttgaacttgtgcacctatatAACTTGTACTTGTACTTGAGCACCGACTTGTATTGTAATTGTGCACTGATAAATTCATATTGGTCGGCGCCGTGCAGTATAGACTTGTACAATTTGTTTCTTTTCTAGAGTTTTCGTTTGTGCTAGTGTTTATCTGGTTGTTTTTTTGTCTAGTTTCCCTTGGTCTATTTGTTGTATAGTTTAGCGGCACCAAAGTTGCTGCTCGGTTACACGTCTTTGCCAGTGCATGCGTGTAAATTATGTTGGTCTcttttggtttgtttggttgtcgATGTATCTGCGCCAGAGGCGCGTATCGTTTTAGATGTGTAGTGAGGATATGCAATTGCTACGACATAGGTGGTTTGTGTGGTTTCTCTTGTAATCTTTTTTTGTTGTCCTGTTTTTTATAGTTTCGAAAGTGATAAGCTGCACACATCGTACCTGAACTAATTTTAGTGTTCTCCAGTGCTTGTTCAGGTTGGAACAGATGGCAGATCCAGGTTTTCACTCTCGTGCGGATATTCCTGACCATCTTCGTGAAGCAGTCGATCGTCACATCTCAGATATGTTTCCTGGTGAAATGCATAATGATGTAAGGTTTTTTATTATGTCTTTTGATTTTTAATTATTGTGTTATTGTAAATTGCATTCTTAATTGTGTTTTTTATTTACAGTTACGTTGTAAGCTAAGAGAAATGTGGAAGACTTTCTTCACTTCCTCGATGATAAGAACGGGACGTGTTCTTGTTGATCAGATGCGTGATATGGTTTCTCTTTTGTCAATTGAGTTGAAGAAGCAGCCATGTACCTGCAAGGGAAAGGAGCCTGACACTAAAAATGATGTtggagtggatgcacgcccagaaatcatcaggggcgtccgggtagtctcaagaccacccagccctgatgcacctgttgaTGGTACTAACGAGCCTTTCATGGACGAAGATCCTGAACCTgatgattattgtattgaggaatGTTGTCTTGAGCGTGGGGGGCCATGTACTCGCAAGCGAAAGGAGCCTGGAACTGAAAATGTTGTTGGAAGTAGTTCTATGGCACAGGAGGATGATGCCTATGCAGACACCGATTCTGATGATTGTCTTGAGCTTAAGGAGCTAACTGGGGAAGGGGATGTTCCTGTAACTGCTTtgcatagaatgttgtttgctgatgtaCTTCAGGCTCCTATGAATTACATTGAAGGGTAACCGTTGGAATTCAATTTTCCATTTATTtttcatcttttttttttctgtATAGACGGATGTTTATTCCTGTTGTTTTTAACAATTGTAGTAGCGAGAAAATACTTGAAGTTGGTGGAAAGTCTGTCAGCTGGCATAATTTCTACGTTGCTATGAAGGGTGGTGGTTTCATGGATCCTTCTGTTATGGATGTCTTTCTTAAGTGCGTTGACGATGGTCTTGATTTCTTATTTATTCCAAGCTCTTTGGCGGTACGTCATGTGTATATGTTTTAGATTTATCTATTTTTTAACTAAATGTTTTTAGCATTTAGTTTTTTAAACATTTTCTGTTGTTTCTTCCAGCATATTCTTGATGTGGACGAGGCGGACCCTATTTATCTTGCTGCAAGTTTTGCTGAACATGATCTGAAGTACTATGTTTTGGATAGGGAAGAGGCATGTTTGTCATGTTTTGTTTGGCGCTTATATTTTTTCTATTACAAGTATTGTGGATGCTTTCTTATTTCTCGTGGGATTGTTTATTTTCAAACAGGTCTACATTGCTTGTTGCGATTACAGCCATTGGTGGGTTATCTTTGTCGACATCCATTTCAGGAAATTTATAGTGTCTAGCTCACTGAAGTTGACTGAATCTCAGATGGCTTCTACTGAAAGAATTGTATGGTTTTCGTTGCAATCTAGCTAATTAAATAATTATTTGCACATGACAACAATAACTTTTATTTTTTAATCTTTCAGTGCAAATCATTCAAGAAACTTTACAATCATCTTCATGGTGTAGAGGGATTAAATATCTCATCGTTCAAGATAAAAGTTTGCGGCACCCCTTCTTGTTCAGAGTAATCATCTTTTCTTAATGTGAACTATGATTTTATATTGTTTACTGTGTTTCGATTTAGTTGTTTCTTTCTTTCTGACCATTAGGAAAAGCGCGAGGCGTGACTGTGGTATCTATGCAATGAGGTTCATTTGGATATTCAAGGCTAATTTTTACCCAAATGTGTTCAAGGTAGGTAATGTGTTGTGTTCATACTTTTATTCAATAGTATATAAGGCAGGTTTTTAGTTATTGTTCACTGTATAATAGTACATGTCAATGATTCTTTTAGTACCTGTGCATCATTTTTTTAGTAGTTGTGAACTTTTTCATTCGGCGCTCGTGCATTCTGAATTTTTGTGCATTTTTCGTTTAAGATAACTAATCATTGTGTTGTTTCGTGTTTTTCAGGCTGACATCGAAAGTTTTCGACAGTTCTTCACCGGAATGATGCTCACTTATGATTCTCCTGATTATTTGGCAAGTTTCGTACGCGAACAGATCGAAGAATTCAAAAGTAAGTACTGTTTTTTAATGGTTAACCTTTATTCACCAGTGAAGTCAATGAAGTGAACTTGATTGTACAAAAATAAGTAGATAAGAACATTACATATCCATTTCCATTTTCTGTATCATATATTCTAAATATTCCTATGGCCGCCTCCTTGATTTATTCCTACTTTTGTTGCTCTCCTTTTGATATCCTTTGTTCATTGTCGACCTCTGCAAAATAAATAGATTTTAAATTTATGTTTAGCCTGTCGGAAAAAAGCAGATTATTTGCATCAGTAGGTTTTCATCACTGACAAAGTAACTTCATGGGCACACTTACCTTGTTAATATGTTTCTTGTACCAAATACTAGATATTCCATGTTGCATCTTATTCTTCCATTGTGGTAGTACATACCGTACGTGTTTCCTGGTTGTGTTGTTCTTTCTGTTGTGTTACTATCGTTATTTCTGTGTGTGTTGCTTGATTAATCATGTGCTGTATTGCTTGTATATCTCTGCTGTGATGCTGCTgcttctgctgctgctgctgcttgtgCTGGTGCCTGTGCTGTCTCTGCTGCAATTTGTGCTTTCAGTGCTTCACATCCTGTTCTGTTGTGTCCTGTTGTTTTGCAGTGTCCGCATTTTATTTGTCTAGTTTTCTGTCTTTTTTCTGAACCTGGCATCATTCTGTGTCCTCTTTTTGTTCCTCTTCTGTCGGACATTGGTGGGTCACGTAATGTTTCGTTGCTACCTGTTTCTTCATCGTGTAGTTTTTTAGCTCCTTCATCTTCTCTTATTGCTACCAGCACTTTTGTTTCCATATCACGCATACACTGAATCATGACATTATATGCTTTGTCATTTGGGCACGCTTTGTTGCAAAGTTCTGCCATATGGCTCATCACACCGGCAAACTTTAGTATTTCGTCTCCGCAAGAAGAATCTGCGACATTTCCTAATGTTGCGAGTTCCATGTCTATGTCTTTTCTCCATCTTTTAATCACAAAACTCTCTGGCAAATCATTGATCTCCATGTGAACCATTGCTTTTATTACATGGCAGCAATGTATACCATCCCTCTGCATCTTTTTGCAGGAACACATGAAGTTCTTTTTTTCATCGTCAAATGTGACGTCAAACAACTCCCTTTTGAATTCCATGTGGTTGTAGAATTTCACTATTCTTTTCAGCCGCAGGTGGCGACCAAGTTCAAGTGATCCATCTACCTTGAATGCCGTGTTGTTTGTGATCTCGAtctggaacttctcgaatatttcATGTGTGAATTGTTCAAGAGCTTGCTTCTCAAACGGATGTCTTGTTACTAGTTTTGCTGTTTTCAGTGTTGATGTGAGCTTCTTCTTGTCCAGGGCAGATAAGCACTTGTCTTGTATGACCTCATATTGCTCAAGGAACATTGTTATCAGAATACGTGTCTTTGGCTATAGCATTTCCACATGTTATTTGTGCTCTCGCTCCTTCCTGTGCTTGATGAGAATGGGTAAAATTTATCCATGAAGTACGCTGGTACCCACCTGTGTCTTATCCTGAATAACTTGCTTAGGTGTTTTTCTCCGCCAGCATTGTAATCCTTTATCACTTTATTCCATCCCATTTCGAACTCATCTGGTGTGAATGCGTTCTTCGCAATGTACATTAGCATTTCCGACAGTCCTGAGTTTTttgcaaagaaggtgctctcttTCTGACTCATCTTGGTCACGATGTGGTAGTAGCAGTTCCTGTGGGTTGTAGACTTTAGAACTGTTTGTATTTCTTTCTTCATTGCTTTGTCCTGGTCTATTATTATTGTCTTTGGTTCTTTTCCATCCATGGCCTGAACAAATGTTTCCAGAACCCATATAAATGTTTCTGTTGTTTGATCCTTCAGCAGAGCAACGGCAAACAGTACTGTGGAGCCGTGATTATTCACCCCAACTATAGGAACAAATGGTAATCCATACTTATTTGTGCTGAAAGTTGTGTCGAAAGATATATAGTCACCGAATAGCTTGTAGTTCATTACGCACATTGCGTCCATCCAAAATAGGCTGCGAACTCTTTTTTCGTTGTCTATTTCCATGGCATGATAGAAACCAGGTACTGTTTTCTGGAGTGTCTTGAAGCGTTCCAGGCACTTCTGGATGTCATGGTCCTTCTCTATTTGTTGTTGTTGACTCTTTATGTTGCTTAGATCAACAGCATCGAAGGGTATTCCACGGAATTTCCCTCTGATCGACCGAAAGATTAACATCATCTTCCTTGGTGGCAGACGTCCCATCTGTAGTAGATGAATTAATCTCCTGTCGAGATCAGTCATCCTTTTGTGACAGTGTGCAAACCTAATTAGATAGTCTGTTGGTTCCAGCAGGTGGTTGTGTTCTAAGTTAACCTTCTTGATGTACCAGTATCCATCAAATTGTCTTACAATTATGCGTGCTTTACAACCAGTCTTCAGTAGTATATTTGTTCTCCTCTGCGACGATGGTTCGGCATCTTTGTTTGTGCATCCTTCCTTGTTACATGCGAACATTCGCATGTAGATTTCTCCGTTTTTTCCTGATCTCTTACTGCTGAACTTCTTCACTGCAAATCCTTCCTTTCTTGCATACAGAGCGTATCTATAGAATGCATCGTCTCTTGTTTTGAAACGGGCACCTTCCTTTGGTATAGCTGCACTCATAATCTCTTCAACTGCTGGGTAGTCATCTGTGCTGAACATATTGTCCATTTCCTCTTCCATCTTTGTTGGAGGATCTGGATTTATTTCTGGATCATCATCCTTCAGTTCTTCTTTAGTTTCTTGCTTAGAAGCTTGTTCCTCCGAGGGCGAGTTTGATTCTCCTGTGCTGTGTTTCTGCGATGATGAATAAGCTTCATTTTGATTTGTTTCCTTTGACGCACTTGTTTCTTCGTCGGTACTTCCCATTCCTCTGGATTCCTGAAATCATAACATTCATATTGTGCATGAGTTTGGGAAGGTGGTGTTCCAGATGTTTAGATATTTTAATGTTTATTTCCACAAATAACAAAGTGTGCACTGTTTTTTATATCGAAAGTAATTACCTGATGATCGATGATTTTGTTTCCCGATGTTTCTGTACATGTGTATGCTTCATATGTTTCCTGTAAATTAAAGGCATACaattaatttttttaattcattatTTTAAATGTAATTGGTAATTATAATACATACATGTAGCTACTACCTTTGTATTGCTTGTTGTGCTATCACTGGAGTTGTTGTTGGCTGTAGCAAACTTCATTTCCTGCAAATAAGTAAATCAAGTAAACTTTGTGTTAGATTACTGGTTTACTGATGTCTCTCCAAAATGCATAATCATCATTTATCTTGTATATAATTCTTGAATTGTACCTTGATAATTTTTTCTGGTATTGGTTGCATGTGTGTTTTCCTGTCATTCTGTTTGTCTGGTATACCATAGCTGCTGCTTGGTCCTGTATGTTGTTTCATTCTTGCCTGGTCGCTGTATACCTCCTGTGAATTGGATATAAATTTAATTTTGTCAGGCTATTTTTTAACCACAGATACTTTTCTGGCCATTGCGAGAATTGTTGATTAACTGTAATATACATGCCTTCTTGATGTCTTCTTTGTTTTGTTGAGATTGTTGTCGGGAGGCTTTGTGCTTGTCTACTAGCTTGATCTGTGTGTGGTTGTTGTCGTCAGACATATCATCGTCCTCGATTTCTTTGAATAAACCCTGAAAAATGGATAAATAATTACCAGGATTTATCCTAAAAGTTTTTTTGATTTTGTACTTTGCTTCTATAAGCTTTGTTACTTACCTCATAACTTGATGAGTTTCTTTGCATGTATTTTTCCGCTGGTGCAGCTGAGCTGCTCTGGCTGCTTGTTGCTGACACATAATTATGCTTTCCTGATTCTTCGTGATGCTTTTGTTTCACATTGTTGCCATCGGCATCCTGTAAGACGATTGACAGTCAATAATACTACTATCTCATAAAATAATCAATTTTAATTATATTTGTTAAATTGATTCAATAAAATCTAGTTGTGAATTTTCATTGCCATGTCTAGTAATTAATTTTACCAACCTTCGTTGTGAACTTTTGCGACTGATTTGATTTGATGTTGCTTGCAAGCAGGGAAGGATGCTCTCTTGGACAAGCGTAGGAGGGCGCATACTGATTGATTTTGTCAGAGGTTAGCAGATTTTTTTTCCTTCGTCTCTCTATCCAATTCCATTGTTGAGCTGTTGCTGGAAGCTTCTTCCTTCTTTACTTCTATTAGAGATCGTTTGAGGTGAGCACACTGCACTCTGTACTGTGACTCAGCTTGTTTaagtttattttgttgcattttcTCCCTTTTATTCCTCCACGTGTGTATTCTTGCTTGAAAAAACAAT
It includes:
- the LOC127315457 gene encoding uncharacterized protein, whose translation is MADPGFHSRADIPDHLREAVDRHISDMFPGEMHNDLRCKLREMWKTFFTSSMIRTGRVLVDQMRDMVSLLSIELKKQPCTCKGKEPDTKNDVGVDARPEIIRGVRVVSRPPSPDAPVDGTNEPFMDEDPEPDDYCIEECCLERGGPCTRKRKEPGTENVVGSSSMAQEDDAYADTDSDDCLELKELTGEGDVPVTALHRMLFADVLQAPMNYIEGSEKILEVGGKSVSWHNFYVAMKGGGFMDPSVMDVFLKCVDDGLDFLFIPSSLAHILDVDEADPIYLAASFAEHDLKYYVLDREEVYIACCDYSHWWVIFVDIHFRKFIVSSSLKLTESQMASTERICKSFKKLYNHLHGVEGLNISSFKIKVCGTPSCSEKSARRDCGIYAMRFIWIFKANFYPNVFKADIESFRQFFTGMMLTYDSPDYLSMK
- the LOC139833862 gene encoding protein FAR1-RELATED SEQUENCE 1-like, with amino-acid sequence MFLEQYEVIQDKCLSALDKKKLTSTLKTAKLVTRHPFEKQALEQFTHEIFEKFQIEITNNTAFKVDGSLELGRHLRLKRIVKFYNHMEFKRELFDVTFDDEKKNFMCSCKKMQRDGIHCCHVIKAMVHMEINDLPESFVIKRWRKDIDMELATLGNVADSSCGDEILKFAGVMSHMAELCNKACPNDKAYNVMIQCMRDMETKVLVAIREDEGAKKLHDEETGSNETLRDPPMSDRRGTKRGHRMMPGSEKRQKTRQIKCGHCKTTGHNRTGCEALKAQIAAETAQAPAQAAAAAEAAASQQRYTSNTAHD
- the LOC127315458 gene encoding protein FAR1-RELATED SEQUENCE 5-like; translated protein: MGSTDEETSASKETNQNEAYSSSQKHSTGESNSPSEEQASKQETKEELKDDDPEINPDPPTKMEEEMDNMFSTDDYPAVEEIMSAAIPKEGARFKTRDDAFYRYALYARKEGFAVKKFSSKRSGKNGEIYMRMFACNKEGCTNKDAEPSSQRRTNILLKTGCKARIIVRQFDGYWYIKKVNLEHNHLLEPTDYLIRFAHCHKRMTDLDRRLIHLLQMGRLPPRKMMLIFRSIRGKFRGIPFDAVDLSNIKSQQQQIEKDHDIQKCLERFKTLQKTVPGFYHAMEIDNEKRVRSLFWMDAMCVMNYKLFGDYISFDTTFSTNKYGLPFVPIVGVNNHGSTVLFAVALLKDQTTETFIWVLETFVQAMDGKEPKTIIIDQDKAMKKEIQTVLKSTTHRNCYYHIVTKMSQKESTFFAKNSGLSEMLMYIAKNAFTPDEFEMGWNKVIKDYNAGGEKHLSKLFRIRHRWVPAYFMDKFYPFSSSTGRSESTNNMWKCYSQRHVF